The genomic window ACCTGGAAACACTGGATATTATGGCTGAGCAAGGCATACAGTTCACCCTCCTCTCACCCCATCAGGCATTGCGGGTAAGAAAAATAGGCTCGGAAAAGTGGAAAGACGTAAGTGGCGGGCGCATTGACCCTACAAGAGGGTACCTCTGTAAACTGCCGTCAGGGAGGGCAATATATATTTTTTTTTACGATGGCCCCATATCTCGGGCGATAGCATTTGAAAAATTGCTGAACGGAGGAGAGCATTTTGCCCATCGGTTGTTAAGCGGTTTCTCAGATACGCGAAAATGGCCTCAAATCCTTCATGTTGCCACCGACGGAGAGTCGTATGGTCATCACCACCGGCATGGAGATATGTCCCTTGCCTTTGCCCTTCATTATATCGAGTCCCGGGGGCTGGCGCGGCTGACAAATTACGGAGAATACCTCGAAAAAAACCCCCCAGTGCATGAAGTTGAAGTCCTCAGTAATTCCTCCTGGAGTTGTGTCCACGGCATAGAGCGGTGGAAAGGCAACTGTGGATGCAATTCTGGCGGGCATCCCGAATGGAACCAGGAATGGCGCACCCCAATCCGCAACGCCTTTGACTGGCTGAGAGATCAGATGGTGATAAAATACGAACAAAAGGCAAAAAAATATCTGAAAGACCCCTGGCGGGCAAGAGATGAATATATCACCCTTCTCCTGAACCGCTCAGCGGATCAGGTACACCAATATTTTGAACGGCACACGGTGAACGCCCTCGGCACAGAAGAAATCATTTGCATGCTTGAATTGCTCGAAATCCAAAGAAACGCACTGCTGATGTATACCAGTTGCGGCTGGTTTTTTGATGAGCTTTCAGGGATTGAAACTCTGCAGACCATCCAATACGCCGGAAGGGCAATTCAACTGTCAGAAAAAATATTTGGTTACAGCATAGAAAATACCTTTTTGGAAAAACTTTCACAGGCAAAAAGCAATATCGCTGAACAGAAAGACGGCGCGCATCTTTATGAAAAATTCGTTAAGCCAGCCATGATCGACACCAAAAAGGTCGGGGTGCACTATGCCGTGAGCTCGATTTTCGAAGATTACCCGGAACGCACCAGAATTTACTGCTTTACGGTTACCAGAGAGGATTATCATCGGGAAGAGGCCGGGAGAATAAAGATTGCCGTGGGGCGGGTTTCCATCAGGTCTGAAATAATCAAAGAAACCGAACGTTTAAGCTTCTGTGTTTTGCATCTCGGCAATCATGATTTTAGCGGAGGCGTATGTGCTTTTCCCGGAGACGATGCGTATCAGTCAATGAGAGACGAGATGATGGCGTCCTTTGAAAAGGGAGCCTTTGCCGTCATGGTAAGACTGATGGATAAACATTTTGGCATGCACAACTATTCACTCAAACATCTTTTCAAAGATGAACAACGAAAGATCGTACATCAGGTCATCCGATCAACCATTGATGAATTTGAAGAGACCTATCGCAGTATGTATGAGAACAATCGCATCCTGATGAGGTTTCTGCAGGAGACAGGTATGCCCATACCAAGCGTTTTTCGCACCGCCGCTGAGTTTACCCTGAACCAGGATTTAAAAAAAGCATGTGCAGAAGAAAAGGGTCTTAACAGGATACAGGGCATTCTGCATGACATGAAAAAATGGGATATCCCCGTGGACGCCTTAGATCACGAATTCGCACTTCGACGACTAATCGAGGCGTTAATGGATGAATTGCAGGAGAGGCCATCTGATTTTTCCCTGCTTCAAAGGATAGAGCGAAAACTGCATCTCTTCCTTGCGTTACCTTTCGAGATCAATCTCTGGCACGTGCAAAATGTTTATTACGAGATGGCAAAGACCATCTATAAAACATTTCTGCCCAAGGCAAAATACGGCGACC from Candidatus Brocadia sp. includes these protein-coding regions:
- a CDS encoding DUF3536 domain-containing protein; its protein translation is MDRYICIHGHFYQPPRENPWLEAIELQDSALPYHDWNERITSECYSRNAASRILDGDGRIKEIVSNYTRISFNFGPTLLSWMEKYAPGIYQAILDADRKSREWRSGHGNAIAQVYNHIIMPLANTRDKRTQIIWGIRDFEHRFQRFPEGMWLSETAVDLETLDIMAEQGIQFTLLSPHQALRVRKIGSEKWKDVSGGRIDPTRGYLCKLPSGRAIYIFFYDGPISRAIAFEKLLNGGEHFAHRLLSGFSDTRKWPQILHVATDGESYGHHHRHGDMSLAFALHYIESRGLARLTNYGEYLEKNPPVHEVEVLSNSSWSCVHGIERWKGNCGCNSGGHPEWNQEWRTPIRNAFDWLRDQMVIKYEQKAKKYLKDPWRARDEYITLLLNRSADQVHQYFERHTVNALGTEEIICMLELLEIQRNALLMYTSCGWFFDELSGIETLQTIQYAGRAIQLSEKIFGYSIENTFLEKLSQAKSNIAEQKDGAHLYEKFVKPAMIDTKKVGVHYAVSSIFEDYPERTRIYCFTVTREDYHREEAGRIKIAVGRVSIRSEIIKETERLSFCVLHLGNHDFSGGVCAFPGDDAYQSMRDEMMASFEKGAFAVMVRLMDKHFGMHNYSLKHLFKDEQRKIVHQVIRSTIDEFEETYRSMYENNRILMRFLQETGMPIPSVFRTAAEFTLNQDLKKACAEEKGLNRIQGILHDMKKWDIPVDALDHEFALRRLIEALMDELQERPSDFSLLQRIERKLHLFLALPFEINLWHVQNVYYEMAKTIYKTFLPKAKYGDPDTVRWIELFKQIGYKLFFNVPAMLPDASDEHFHARGTE